A section of the Penaeus chinensis breed Huanghai No. 1 chromosome 17, ASM1920278v2, whole genome shotgun sequence genome encodes:
- the LOC125034139 gene encoding protein OSCP1-like, translating to MTLRALPFQFLNLGGEMMYIIDHRLRAQNIPTDRANKVRNDIIGIMLNRRFVEELFKPQELYTRTALREVFDRLAHASIMRLNTPSMDKLYDLMVMAMKHQVLLAPHPRDLLLLTLNHLDALRGFATSTSVLAQVEGTLLLFTQTYGKMHMGELASIRHALLGFVQDLRIRVSLFLKENQQNPSGAFVIDTDGAVPFGTEVPGSVRIFDSKEEVTGLKRFVTGGHHAPSLPVGSLALVGDRVTALGTNMYSGRTEGSAAPAMERSAFDHGTAYPHQTLPARTSTPTFPSDFDQNNSPLSGRARNELNLLAQLIGGSAAATNKEFKLNLFRRTRTRETTTTWTTCFWGAM from the exons ATGACCCTTCGCGCCCTGCCCTTCCAGTTCCTTAACCTCGGCGGTGAAATGATGTACATCATCGACCACAGACTCAGGGCGCAGAACATCCCTACAGACAGGGCCAATAAGG ttcgCAATGACATCATCGGCATCATGCTCAACCGGCGCTTCGTGGAGGAACTTTTCAAGCCTCAGGAGCTCTACACGCGCACCGCCCTCCGTGAGGTTTTCGACCGTCTTGCGCATGCGTCGATTATGCGGCTCAACACTCCCAGTATGGATAAG CTCTACGAcctgatggtgatggcgatgaagcACCAGGtcctcctcgccccccacccGCGCGACctgctcctcctcaccctcaaccACTTGGACGCCCTCAGGGGGTTTGCCACGTCCACATCCGTCCTCGCCCAGGTGGAAGGGACGCTGCTCCTCTTCACGCAG ACCTACGGCAAAATGCACATGGGAGAGCTCGCGAGCATCCGCCACGCCCTCCTGGGTTTCGTGCAGGACCTTCGCATCCGCGTGTCGCTCTTCCTGAAGGAGAACCAGCAGAATCCTTCGGGCGCCTTCGTCATCGACACCGACGGGGCTGTGCCGTTTG gcaCGGAGGTCCCCGGCAGCGTCCGCATCTTCGACAGCAAGGAGGAGGTGACGGGCTTGAAGAGGTTCGTGACAGGAGGACACCACGCCCCCTCGCTGCCCGTCGGCTCGCTGGCACTCGTCGGGGATCGGGTCACGGCGCTTGGCACTAACAT GTACTCCGGGCGGACCGAGGGAAGCGCAGCCCCGGCGATGGAGCGCAGCGCCTTCGACCATGGGACAGCCTACCCCCATCAGACGCTTCCTGCACGGACATCCACCCCTACGTttcccag CGACTTCGACCAGAACAACTCCCCCCTGAGCGGCCGCGCGCGCAACGAACTCAACCTCCTCGCTCAGCTGATCGGCGGGTCGGCGGCGGCGACCAACAAGGAGTTCAAGTTGAACCTTTTCCGGCGGACGAGGACGAGAG